The genomic region GAGTGGGGCTTCGGCATGGCCTCGGTGCGGTTCATCTGCGGCACCCAGCAGATCCACAAGGACCTGGAGTCCCGGCTGTCGGCCTTCCTCGGCACCGAGGACACCATCCTGTACAGCTCCTGCTTCGACGCCAACGGCGGCCTGTTCGAGACGCTGCTCGGCGCCGAGGACGCGGTGATCTCCGACGAGCTCAACCACGCCAGCATCATCGACGGCATCCGCCTGTCCAAGGCCAAGCGGTTCCGCTACAAGAACCGCGACATGGCCGACCTGGAGCGCTGCCTGGTCGAGGCCAAGGACGCCCGCTACCGGCTGATCGCCACCGACGGCGTGTTCTCCATGGACGGCTACCTGGCCCCGCTGGACGAGATCTGCGCGCTGGCCGAGAAGCACAACGCGCTGGTCATGGTGGACGACTCGCACGCGGTCGGCTTCACCGGCCCGACCGGCGCCGGCACCCCGGAGCTCTTCGGCGTGCAGGACAAGGTCGACGTGCTCACCGGCACCCTGGGCAAGGCCCTCGGCGGCGCCAGCGGCGGCTACGTCTCCGGCCGCGCCGAGATCGTGGAACTGCTCCGCCAGCGCTCCCGCCCGTACCTGTTCTCCAACTCGCTGGCCCCCGCGGTCACCGCCGCCTCGCTCAAGGCCCTCGACCTGATCAGCACCTCCGGCGACCTGCTGGAGAAGCTGCGCCAGAACACCGAGCTGTTCCGCCGCGAGATGACCGCCCGCGGCTTCGACGTGCTCCCCGGCGAGCACCCGATCGCGCCGGTCATGATCGGCGACGCGGCCGAGGCCGGGCGGATGGCGGAGGCGCTGCTGGAGCAGGGCATCTACGTGATCGGCTTCTCCTACCCGGTGGTGCCGCACGGCAAGGCCCGCATCCGCACCCAGATGTCGGCCGCGCACAGCACCGACGAGGTCTGGCAGGCCATCCACGCCTTCGAGAAGGCCCGCGA from Crossiella sp. CA-258035 harbors:
- a CDS encoding glycine C-acetyltransferase — translated: MFGSMREDLRNSLQEIREAGLYKAERVITTPQNASVGVGGGPKVLNFCANNYLGLADHPEVVAAAKAALDEWGFGMASVRFICGTQQIHKDLESRLSAFLGTEDTILYSSCFDANGGLFETLLGAEDAVISDELNHASIIDGIRLSKAKRFRYKNRDMADLERCLVEAKDARYRLIATDGVFSMDGYLAPLDEICALAEKHNALVMVDDSHAVGFTGPTGAGTPELFGVQDKVDVLTGTLGKALGGASGGYVSGRAEIVELLRQRSRPYLFSNSLAPAVTAASLKALDLISTSGDLLEKLRQNTELFRREMTARGFDVLPGEHPIAPVMIGDAAEAGRMAEALLEQGIYVIGFSYPVVPHGKARIRTQMSAAHSTDEVWQAIHAFEKARETLKA